The following DNA comes from Tunturibacter psychrotolerans.
TTGTTGTTGGATGACGGGTGTGGTGGCGCTTCCTTTATTCTGATGGGAAGCGATGATACAGACAGTTTTGACTATTGCCGGATTCGATCCCTCTTCGGGCGCTGGTGTGACTGCGGATTTGATGGTGTTTGCAGCGCATGGGCTGTTTGGGACTTCGTGTATTACTAGCCTGACGGTGCAGTCGACAGTCGGGGTGCAGGCGAGTACGCCGGTGGCGGCGGAGACGGTGCGGGCTACGCTCGACTGCCTGGAGAGCGATCTGCCGGCGGAGGGGATCAAGATTGGAATGCTGGCTACGGCGGGGAATGTGGCTGCGGTAGCGGGATTTCTGGAGGGGTTGCGGGGACACGGGGTGCGGGTTCCAGTGGTGCTCGATCCGGTGATCAGGTCGAGTTCGGGCAGGGAACTGCTGGATGCGGAGGGAGTGGGTGTGCTGCGGGAGAGACTGCTACCACTGGTGGATTGGGTGACGCCGAATCTGGAGGAGTTGGGGATACTGGCGGGGCGAATTGTGATGCAGCGAGGGGATCTGCCGGAGGCGGCGCGGGATCTGCAGGCGATGGGGAAGGACTTGAATGTGGTGGCGACGGGGGGGCATCTGATGCCACCGGACGATCTGTTGGTGCGCGCGGGCGGGGAGATGGACTGGCTGCCGGGGGAGCAGATTGTGAGCCGGTCGACGCATGGCACGGGATGCGCGTTTTCGAGTGCGTTGCTGAGCCGGTTGGTGCTGGGGGATGCTCCGCTGGGCGCGGCGGTGATGGCGAAGCGTTATGTGGCGGAGGCGATTCGGACAGCCGAGCCGATGGGGAAGGGTCTGGGGCCTTTGAATCTTCTTTTGCCGCTGCGGGGCAGGTAGCGCAGAAAGGCCGCGTCACAGCGGCGTGCTGAATTGGGAACGGCGGGGGCGGGCCGGGTTTCGGGTGGGTCGTGGAATGAATCAGCCGAGTTAAGTGTTGGATCTACATCGATTGGGTCATTGCAGGGCTCTGTTTGGCCTGTTTCGATAACCCAGAGGGTTCGTGTGTTGACTCGCGTTGAGGGGATATTCCGGATAATGCCGAGGCGGAGGTTCGCCGATAGGGATTAGGACGGAGGATTTGGTTCATGTCCACAGTACCGTTTCCCGGGATCTTTCGGCCCGAACTCGTAAACCGGAACGCCTCGAGCGTTCCAACTCTTTCGCCGGGGAACCCCGCGCCGAAGAATGCAGACCTAACGATTCATCGGATCACCAGGACACATCATGGTCGTACGCTGCTAACGCTGGGACATGCGGCCGAGTATCTTGCGAACTCGCGGCGTTATTCCATTCAGGCGTTTGACAATAAATCGGACGATGAGGCGATACACATCCTAATGGGGCTGAGCCGCACGGTGTTTGAGGACTTTGCCCAACATCCGGCATGGACTCGTCGCTTTTGGAATTGGGTTGTCGAGCGGGTGGTGCAGTTGTTGGATTAAACAAGAGTGCTGCTAGGCTGGAAGAGTATGGCACTTACTCTGATCGTGAACGGCCAGTCCCGCGACTTCGAAGCGCTTCCGGAGTCCGCCAACCTTGAACAACTTGTGGTCGAGCTTGGACTGAAGGGCGACAGGGTGGCGATTGAACATAATGGCGCGATTGCACCACGCTCGAGCTGGGCTCAGACGGTTTTGACCGGAGGGGATCGGCTCGAGGTAGTTCATTTTGTCGGTGGCGGGGTGTGAGGGGTTACTTCGTTCGCTGTTTTGTTCGCTACGAGGTGCTTTAGGAGGTACTCCCAGCGATCGCCATAGTCGTCCCAACCGCCGAGAAGGCGGACTCGACGCAGTGCGGCTTCGCTCATCTTTGATTGAAGGGCGGGATCGTCGGCGAGCCGCTGCATGCGGTCGGTAAGCGCTTCGATATCGCGCACGGGGACCACGAAGCCTTCGACGCCACTGGTGAAAAGGTCTTCGCCGCCGGTGTTAGTGGAGCAGAGAACGGGACAGCCGCAGGCGAGGGCCTGGCCCTGGACGAGTGCGAGACCCTCTTCAATGCTGGGGAGGACCATGATGTGACTGGTGCTCATGAGGTGGGCCAGCTGTTCTTGCGGGAGTGGGCCGAGGAACTCGACCTGGTGTTGCGGGAGGCGGTCGAGGACGGTCTTCATGTCGGGGTGAAGGGGGCCTGCGAGGCGCAGGCGTTTCGCGGGGTGACGAAGCTTGGCGAAGGCCTCGAGGAGGTAGGGAACTCCTTTGCGGAGGGTGACCGAGCCGGCGAAGAGGACTTCGAAGCGATCCGTGGGGGGCTCTCCGGTGCGGGTGAACTTTTCGAGTCGAACCCCGTAGGGGATGACGTGCAGCTTGTCGGCGGGCAGGCCCATCTCGATGAAGGAGCGGGCCGCGAAGCTGGAGGGGACGGTGATTGCGTCGGAGGCGGCGTAGATCTTTTCTTCGCGGAGGATGTCGCGGATGTCGGTGACAGGGCGGTCGACGTTCCAGCGTTGGTATTCCTCGGAGACGATGGTTTCCTGGTAGCGCTGATGAGAGGATCCGCGGTCGCAGATGAGGAGGCCGCCGCGGGACTGGACTTCGCGGCCGGTCTTAAGGCTGGAGCCGGAGATGGCAATGACGGCGTCGGGGGTTTCGGCGGTGCGGGTTCGGCGGAGAGTCCACTCGTCGAAGGAGAGCGCGTTGGCGTAACTTATTTGATCCAACACCCATGGATGGTGAATGCCAAAGCGTTGCATGAGGAATTCCGGAGTGTGGATCCAGGGAAAGGTTTCGACGACTTCGTGGGGTAGGCCTTCGCGTTTTAGACGTGCCCAGGGCCAGGTGGAGTAGATGCGCTGGAGGTGGCCACGGCGGTGAAGCTGGCGGGCAAGTTCGAAGTGGTGAAAGACCCCAAAGACCGTTTGGACGATTCTCATAGCGCCGGAAGGCGATTGACCTCAAGCTCATCGTAACAAAAGGTCATCGCCTCGCTTCTGTAACCTGTCAGGGGGCAGATTGAAGGGCGGGGTGGTGATATTTCGAGGTGAGGAAATGCGTCAGGGGTTTTTCGACGTAGAGGTAGCAGAGGGAGCCAACGACCGCGACCGACAGAAATCCCAGAACTACGTTCGCGTCCGGGCCTAAATGCGCGAGACGAGGATAGAGGCGGTCGTAGCCATAGAAGACGATGAGCGTGACCAAATAGATGGAATAGGACGCGTTGCCGAGGAAGACACCGAAACGCCCGAATGGGGATGTGATTTGTGTGGAACGGAAGACTAGCCCAGCCGTAATCATGGCTGCGGGAATGCCCCACAGGAAGACGCGATACCAACTCAGAGTACCGTCGAGAACGTACTTCGCGTTGCCGAGGTTGTGGTCAAAAAAGAAGAGGGTGGATAGAAGCCAAAGCGTTCCGACCGGGAGCAAGGCAGTGCCTAGCGCATGACGTTTGCCGAAACGTGCGTATGCCAGACCAATGAGGCAGCCAAAGATGAACTCGATGTTGAGGGGGTTGGCTAGCAGAATCAACAAGGGTCGGTGGAAACCGAACAGTCCACCTACAACGATGAAGGAAAGAATGGTGAGGATAGTTCGTTCGACGACACGAACGACACCGAAAAAAAGGTTAAGCGTGAGGAGGTAGTAGAAGAACATTTCAAAGATTAATGTCCAACCGACGAAGATGAGGGGGGTTGGGATGGGGAAGCGTACCGAGGGAAGCAGAAGATAGGAGTTTACAAGCCACGCACTCGTTAGATGGTGTTGCTTCAACTGAACCAGGACAAAGAAGAAGGAGAGTATCCAGTAGATGGGAAAGATCCGAATGAAGCGGCGAAGGAGAAAGTCGATTGCACCGTGAGGAAGGCTGGGATGAGTTGGTCTGACGTTCATAGCGACAGTGGAGAGGATAAATCCGCTGATGGCAAAGAATATGTCGACGCCGCAGGCTCCAAAGTTAGTGAGGTTGAAAAAATGAGTCTGGCGCGGAGTCGCATGTGCCGAGATAGTGAAGAGGGAGTGAACGTGAACGACCAGCAGGGCGGCAATCGCACGGAGGATTTGGATCGAGTCGTTCCGTTTCATCGACAGAGTCCGACCACCTTTAAAGTCAGCGGCTTCGACTCTGGGGTTTCTTTCCGAATGTAGTTGCGATCACAGCAAAAAACATGGTTCTCAATTGGAAGATCGGCGAAGGCGGGGCGCGCAATCGACAGCTTGAGCGAGAGGGAAGAGATAGCGGTCTTACGTTGCGTCAGGGCCGAGCCTCCGGGTTGTGCTTCAAAGGAAGTATAGAGTCTTCCCGATGGGATTGAACCAAACATTACTTCCTCTGCGCGATAAAGGATCGTTGACTGAACCGGAGCCTTCGCTTCTCCATTCCCTCGCCACGAATCGAACCCTATATCGGCCGCATCTAAAAACAAATCGAAAGGCTCTCGGACACAGTGCATCGCGCAGTTTTGGTCACACTGGCAGTGCTGTCGAGAGACCCTTGGCTGATACCAAGAATATTTTCTGCGTCAAGGACGAATAACAATGAATTCTCAAGTACCGTTTACGTTTGGCCCTATTCCCAATTCAATCGAACTATTCAAGGAAGTCGCAGATGCCGTCCAGGTGTATCTCGACATGCTCTACACCGGCGATGCCGATCGGGTAGACCAGGTCTTTCATGAGCGATGCCAACTCTGCACCATTGAGAGTGGTGCTCCACTGTTCCGCTCTGTCGCAGAATATCGAGAGATTCTTAGAGGGAGGAAATCACCTTCGCAAATGGGGGCGCCGCGGGAAGAGCATCTAGTTGCAATAGATCTTTCTTCTCCGACCCAAGCAATGGTTAAGGTCCAGATGCGGATCAATCAATCGGTTTTTAGCGACTACCTCACATTGCTTAAGCTGGAACGAGAATGGCGCATCGTAGCGAAAACATATTATCGGGTGGAACTTCCATAACCAGCTTCAAAGGTGCTAGAACTGCCCGATCCTCTATGCCGTTTGATGGGTCGACTCAACTATGCTGAGTTCAAGTAGGCACTCTCGGGCAGGCGGCGTAGTGGGTCAGCCGCCCGTCGGACGCGGGGCTTTAGCTCAAGGACCTGAGTTTAGACTTGGAGGGTGTTCCGTCACTCACTCCTTGATCACCACGTTGGCCGGAGTTAATGACCGCTAGCACTTGACTGGCGGCGCAGCGCACGCAACAACAGACTCTCGCGTGCGTTTGCGTCGATCAGGTTGAGGAAGCGTGCTCTGCTGGCAACGAGCTACGAAAAAAGCGAAGAAGAAGTTCCTGATCGGGCCAATCCTATGAAGCTCTCCCTATAATGGCTCCTACATGCGATACATTCGAATACTCCTCTCCGTGTTTGTCCTGTCTTCCTTGCTCTGTGCTCAAGAGCTGGTCACTCGATATTGGAGAGGAACACTGCAGAATCAGGTTGGAGAGGCGATCAAGGGCGCGACCATTCGCCTGGTCGGAAAAGATGTCACTCTCGTCTCAACTTCAGGGGCCGATGGGCACTTTCAATTTCCCAATTTATCGCCGGGCGAGTACAGACTGGAAATGACGATCGACGGAAATATCCGCCGGTTCACGGAGCCGCTAAAACTCAAAGCGGATTCATTGCCTGCTGTCGTGACCATCACCTCGGAGAACGTTGTTGCTGTCGCCTTTCGTCCGGCTGAAACTGCGAAGACGGGCGGGGAGAAGCTTTCGAGCCAGACTGTCAGCGCAATTCCCCTTAACAAACGCGACTTTAGTCAGCTGCTGTTGCTCGCGGCTGGGACCATGACCGATTCGAATGGTCAGACAAATTTCACCCAACAGTTCGCCATCAATGGGCAGCGTGGCGTTGAGGCTGTCTTCGCAATGGACGGCGCGGACACGAGCGATCCCGAGATGGGAGGCGCGACGTTCAGCAACTTCAACGTCGATGCCGTTGAAGAGATCAAGTCGGTTTCTGGCTGGATGCCAGCGGAGATCGGCCGCGGTGCTGCAGGCTTTACGAATATCACGACACGTTCCGGGAGTGGTGGATTTCACGGTTCTGTCTTCGAGTTCCTGCGGAACTCTGCGCTTGATGCGCGGAACTACTTCGATCATCCCTCAATTGCAGAGCCGGGCCGTATTCCACCATTCCGGCGGAATGAGTTTGGCTTTACGAACGGCGGACCGATCATATTGCCGCATATCTATGACGGGAGCGGGAAGACCTTTTACTTTGGACAATATCAAGGCTTTCGCCAGGTGCTGGGGACTACGCAGGTTTTACCGGTGCCTACCGCTGAACAGCGTCTCGGGTTCGATACGACTGCGTTTCCGGGGGATACGCTGAAGATCACACCGACGCCTGAGATCGCGAAGATCCTAGCGCGCTATCCGTTGCCTAATAATCCAACGGGCTCCTATGGCATCAATACGTATGCGGCGTCTTCCAAGGTGGTCACGAATGCGAACCAGTTTTCTGTGCGCATCGACCAGGTTCTTTCTCCAAAAGCGCACCTTACTGCAAGGTTCAACTTTAACAATCTGTTTGGGCCAACTACAAATCCGGACCAGACTGCGGTCGATCCCAGCTTTGGTGTTGTGTATGTCGATCATCAGCGCAACGGACTTCTTACCTACAGCCAAACTGTGTCTCCGCGCTTTGCCTTCGAAAGTTCTATCAGCTTCACTAGAACTACGCCGCAGTTCGCTACTTCGAATCACACTGACCCGGCTGTGAAGTTCAACGACGGGCTCTTCGAAGCGTTCAACTCGGCGGCGGGATCGGTCGCATCCGCTTACGGCAACCTCTTTCAGATAAGACAGAACTTTATCGTGACTGCGGGGCGCCACCTTATCAAGGCTGGCGGCGAGTTCCGCGCCAATCGCGACACGACCTACTTTGGTACGAGCCCTAATGGAGAGTACGATTTTGGTGGTGGGACCTCTTACTCACCTGTAAATGTCACTTCGCAAAGTGGGATGCATACCATTAATGTTGGCGATCCTCTTCCAGATACCCTGAGCGCTCTGCTTACCGGTAGCGCTTTTGTCTACACAACGGCGGTTCCGGCTCCGTATGTCTCGGGAGGGGATCACATTGGGCCCGCGGCCATCTCACGCTACGGTGGAGCGATCTACGCACAAGATACCTTCAAGATCTCCGACCGATTTGTTCTCGACTATGGGATTCGCTACGAACTCTACACTCCTATCACCGAACGCGCGCACCGCACTTCGGGGTTCCTGACGAACGGACTTCAGCAGGAGTATCTCGATAACCCGCAGCCGGGATATCGATTCGATTGGGGTGGAGTTGCTCCTCGAGTTCAGCTTGATTGGAAGGTCAAAGACACGCTTCACATTCATGCTGGAGGAGGCCTCACGACGATTCCACCTAACATCTGGCAAGACAATTTTCTTACTGGAGCTGTCCCATTTGTTATTTACCCGCACATCACTGCGGCTGTGGGGACGCCACTGCTTTATGGCTTCAAGATCACTCCTGCACAGCTTCCAACCTTTTACACTCCATCAGGGCAGGACGTATTCGCCAGCGGCAACCCTAAAAGCGTTCCGTCTAACACAGTTCTCGACGTGGAGCGATATCAGCGGGATCTCGCCGCGCTTTCTCCCGGCTCTCAGTTTACGCCGTTGAACCTGACGGGTATTGATCGTAACTTCGGCAATGCGTATCTCCAAACGTGGACACTCGGAGCAGAGCGCCAGATAGGAAAGCTTACAGCAGACGCGGCTTATGTCGGTACCGCATCGGTGAAACTGCCACGTTCCACTTTTACGAATGGCTATTCGGGAGCTTCGTCAGGGTTTGCGCCTTATACCCAATTCGATAGCACCGGGAACGCAGTCGGAGGGTTCGGGACTGAGCAGCTCATCACCGGTACGGCACACTCGACCTATCACTCGCTGCAGACGTCGCTCACGGGCACCCTTTTTCAGGGCGGCCCAGGCGTGCAGATAAGCTACACGTGGTCGAAGGCCATCGACGATACGAGCGGCGTAACCGCAAACGGAAATACCACCGGTGCGATCTCCAGTCCGTACCCACAAAATCCCTTTGATACCCATGCCGAAAAGGGTCCCGCCAGCTTCGATGTCACCCATGGGTTTACGATGAGTCTCGCTCAGGATCTGCAGTTGGAGAAGGTTGAATGGCTGCAGTCGATCAATCGAAAGGTGACCGCCGGATGGGAGTTGTTGAGTATCTCAACTATCAGCAGCGGCCTTCCGTTCACGGTTTATTCCGGCGTGCAACAGACTGGCGCAGGTTCCAATGGAGTGGACCGGCCGAATCAGATAGCTAAGGCACATCTTTCCACCGCGAGAAAGGTGCGCGAAGATTACTTCGGACAAGGTGCAAACAATGCCAGCATTTTCTCGATCCCTATCAATCAAATTGGCGGCAGCGGACCGAATGAGGGATTCTTCGGATCTCTTGGGAGAGATACCTTTCGCGGACCCGCGTTTTATGATTTTGACTTTTCACTCATCAAAGACACGCCGGTTGGTAGACGAGCGGGCGGCGGGGAACTCTTCGATGTACAGTTTCGTTCGGAGTTTTTCAACTTGTTCAATATCGTGGATATGGGACTGCCAGCCAACACCATTCGAGGGTCTGGCTTTGGCGTTATAAGCAAAACCGCGGGAACCTCACGGCAGATTCAATTTTCGTTGAAGTTGCTTTTCTGAAGTGCCGTTATGTGCCGCGACGTATCTTCAACTAAATCGTTGCCGGTTAATTGTGCGAATGAGGACGGGCTGTTTCAAACCCTCAGAGGATAACTCGCTTGCAAACATTTCGAGCAAGCTGGTACTCAATCCCGTAAACCGCCCCAAGCTGAACATTCTTGCGCCTGAATCGCCAACCACCAAATCAGAGCAGGAGAAGCCTCGGACGGACTGGCGAGCTTGACTAACTCACGAGTGCGACTAGAGAGGTCTGTCACTCCAGACACAGGCACACGCAAGAAGAAGTATTGCGATTTCGGTGATCACTGTCCACACTGGCACTGCTCCTTTTCGCTACATTATTTTGATCTCCATTCATCCGAAACGATGCGCGCTAGAGCGCTACATATTTATGTAGCCTGTCATAAACTTTGAACATCTTCAGCGCAATAAAGCGCACAGAAAGACGTGAGGAGGCATCTGATCACGGTCCCGCAGACGAGCAGGAGTCTCGACAACTCTGGGCAGCGGAGTCTCTCAGCACAGAGCTGAATTGGCAATTCGCTTACAACCTAATCGAAAACTAGAAGTTGGCGCATTGACCCCGCTTTGAAGCTGCGACATTTGAGCCGCCACTGATAGACGTGTTGCCCGAGCATTGGAGGTTGCCGCGAACCTGGTTGGTGAAGACCTGGGTGTCAGCAGTGTTGTTCTGATCGACGAGGTTGCCCTGGAGGGTGTTACCGTTGACGACCGTGCTGGCGGAGTTGGATTGCACGGTGAGGTTGTCGCTGATGGTGTTGCTTAGCACGCTGACCAGGGCGGT
Coding sequences within:
- the thiD gene encoding bifunctional hydroxymethylpyrimidine kinase/phosphomethylpyrimidine kinase, producing the protein MIQTVLTIAGFDPSSGAGVTADLMVFAAHGLFGTSCITSLTVQSTVGVQASTPVAAETVRATLDCLESDLPAEGIKIGMLATAGNVAAVAGFLEGLRGHGVRVPVVLDPVIRSSSGRELLDAEGVGVLRERLLPLVDWVTPNLEELGILAGRIVMQRGDLPEAARDLQAMGKDLNVVATGGHLMPPDDLLVRAGGEMDWLPGEQIVSRSTHGTGCAFSSALLSRLVLGDAPLGAAVMAKRYVAEAIRTAEPMGKGLGPLNLLLPLRGR
- the thiS gene encoding sulfur carrier protein ThiS, with the protein product MALTLIVNGQSRDFEALPESANLEQLVVELGLKGDRVAIEHNGAIAPRSSWAQTVLTGGDRLEVVHFVGGGV
- a CDS encoding glycosyltransferase family 4 protein, with the translated sequence MRIVQTVFGVFHHFELARQLHRRGHLQRIYSTWPWARLKREGLPHEVVETFPWIHTPEFLMQRFGIHHPWVLDQISYANALSFDEWTLRRTRTAETPDAVIAISGSSLKTGREVQSRGGLLICDRGSSHQRYQETIVSEEYQRWNVDRPVTDIRDILREEKIYAASDAITVPSSFAARSFIEMGLPADKLHVIPYGVRLEKFTRTGEPPTDRFEVLFAGSVTLRKGVPYLLEAFAKLRHPAKRLRLAGPLHPDMKTVLDRLPQHQVEFLGPLPQEQLAHLMSTSHIMVLPSIEEGLALVQGQALACGCPVLCSTNTGGEDLFTSGVEGFVVPVRDIEALTDRMQRLADDPALQSKMSEAALRRVRLLGGWDDYGDRWEYLLKHLVANKTANEVTPHTPPPTK
- a CDS encoding acyltransferase family protein; the protein is MKRNDSIQILRAIAALLVVHVHSLFTISAHATPRQTHFFNLTNFGACGVDIFFAISGFILSTVAMNVRPTHPSLPHGAIDFLLRRFIRIFPIYWILSFFFVLVQLKQHHLTSAWLVNSYLLLPSVRFPIPTPLIFVGWTLIFEMFFYYLLTLNLFFGVVRVVERTILTILSFIVVGGLFGFHRPLLILLANPLNIEFIFGCLIGLAYARFGKRHALGTALLPVGTLWLLSTLFFFDHNLGNAKYVLDGTLSWYRVFLWGIPAAMITAGLVFRSTQITSPFGRFGVFLGNASYSIYLVTLIVFYGYDRLYPRLAHLGPDANVVLGFLSVAVVGSLCYLYVEKPLTHFLTSKYHHPALQSAP
- a CDS encoding nuclear transport factor 2 family protein, whose protein sequence is MNSQVPFTFGPIPNSIELFKEVADAVQVYLDMLYTGDADRVDQVFHERCQLCTIESGAPLFRSVAEYREILRGRKSPSQMGAPREEHLVAIDLSSPTQAMVKVQMRINQSVFSDYLTLLKLEREWRIVAKTYYRVELP
- a CDS encoding TonB-dependent receptor, which codes for MRYIRILLSVFVLSSLLCAQELVTRYWRGTLQNQVGEAIKGATIRLVGKDVTLVSTSGADGHFQFPNLSPGEYRLEMTIDGNIRRFTEPLKLKADSLPAVVTITSENVVAVAFRPAETAKTGGEKLSSQTVSAIPLNKRDFSQLLLLAAGTMTDSNGQTNFTQQFAINGQRGVEAVFAMDGADTSDPEMGGATFSNFNVDAVEEIKSVSGWMPAEIGRGAAGFTNITTRSGSGGFHGSVFEFLRNSALDARNYFDHPSIAEPGRIPPFRRNEFGFTNGGPIILPHIYDGSGKTFYFGQYQGFRQVLGTTQVLPVPTAEQRLGFDTTAFPGDTLKITPTPEIAKILARYPLPNNPTGSYGINTYAASSKVVTNANQFSVRIDQVLSPKAHLTARFNFNNLFGPTTNPDQTAVDPSFGVVYVDHQRNGLLTYSQTVSPRFAFESSISFTRTTPQFATSNHTDPAVKFNDGLFEAFNSAAGSVASAYGNLFQIRQNFIVTAGRHLIKAGGEFRANRDTTYFGTSPNGEYDFGGGTSYSPVNVTSQSGMHTINVGDPLPDTLSALLTGSAFVYTTAVPAPYVSGGDHIGPAAISRYGGAIYAQDTFKISDRFVLDYGIRYELYTPITERAHRTSGFLTNGLQQEYLDNPQPGYRFDWGGVAPRVQLDWKVKDTLHIHAGGGLTTIPPNIWQDNFLTGAVPFVIYPHITAAVGTPLLYGFKITPAQLPTFYTPSGQDVFASGNPKSVPSNTVLDVERYQRDLAALSPGSQFTPLNLTGIDRNFGNAYLQTWTLGAERQIGKLTADAAYVGTASVKLPRSTFTNGYSGASSGFAPYTQFDSTGNAVGGFGTEQLITGTAHSTYHSLQTSLTGTLFQGGPGVQISYTWSKAIDDTSGVTANGNTTGAISSPYPQNPFDTHAEKGPASFDVTHGFTMSLAQDLQLEKVEWLQSINRKVTAGWELLSISTISSGLPFTVYSGVQQTGAGSNGVDRPNQIAKAHLSTARKVREDYFGQGANNASIFSIPINQIGGSGPNEGFFGSLGRDTFRGPAFYDFDFSLIKDTPVGRRAGGGELFDVQFRSEFFNLFNIVDMGLPANTIRGSGFGVISKTAGTSRQIQFSLKLLF